A single window of Populus nigra chromosome 17, ddPopNigr1.1, whole genome shotgun sequence DNA harbors:
- the LOC133676427 gene encoding uncharacterized protein LOC133676427: MEAPLKFIGLLGLLVLLSVAGGVEAAGECGKSSPDNEAMKLAPCAEAAQDEKAAVSDSCCLQVKRMGQKPSCLCAVMLSDTAKASGVKIETAITIPKRCNIANRPVGYKCGGYTLP; encoded by the exons ATGGAGGCTCCTCTTAAATTCATCGGTCTTCTGGGATTGCTTGTGCTTTTGAGTGTTGCTGGAGGGGTTGAGGCTGCGGGGGAATGTGGAAAATCTTCCCCAGACAATGAAGCAATGAAGCTGGCTCCTTGTGCAGAAGCAGCACAAGATGAGAAAGCTGCTGTGTCAGACAGTTGCTGCCTTCAGGTGAAGAGAATGGGCCAGAAACCAAGTTGTCTTTGTGCTGTAATGCTTTCAGACACTGCTAAGGCATCTGGAGTCAAGATTGAAACTGCCATTACCATCCCCAAACGTTGCAACATTGCCAACCGTCCAGTGGGATACAAGTGTGGAG GTTATACACTTCCATGA